The Carnobacterium sp. 17-4 genome has a window encoding:
- a CDS encoding D-serine ammonia-lyase, translating into MTSISVAGKTVDTWEKEIPQLEDLLSLKEIFWINEAKIPFEEASSLVPYTKDDVNDAEERLNRFAAYLRIDFPETEVANGIIESPLSSIPFMKEYLETVYHSSIPGTFLLKRDDTLPIAGTIKARGAIYEVLKHAENLALEHGLITSYADDYAVFASESFKSFFSNYKIAVGTTGNLGISVGTVGAKLGFDVTVHMSVEAKQWKKDLLRFRGVTVIEHESDFTNAVEKGRQQSNLDPMSYYVDDEHSIELFLGYTVAANRLQKQLTQENIIVDETHPLFVYLPCGIGGSPGGITFGLKQIYGDNVHCFFAEPTHVPSMTVGLMTQKYNEVSVKDFGLDGLTVADGLAVPRTSKLVASIMKHFFSGSYTIDDFETNRLLSALIDKEKIFLEPAALAGVPGALRLFQTEEGKSYLEKHHLMDKMEQATHIAWATGGSMVPKEDMDQFYESGLLSPLTEKI; encoded by the coding sequence ATGACAAGTATTAGTGTTGCTGGTAAAACTGTGGATACATGGGAAAAAGAAATCCCCCAATTAGAAGATCTTCTTTCTTTAAAAGAAATCTTTTGGATCAACGAAGCTAAAATTCCATTTGAAGAAGCTTCGTCCTTAGTTCCCTATACAAAAGATGATGTGAATGATGCTGAAGAACGCTTAAACCGTTTTGCGGCTTACTTAAGAATCGATTTTCCAGAAACTGAAGTAGCCAATGGAATCATTGAATCCCCTTTATCTTCGATTCCTTTTATGAAAGAATACCTTGAAACAGTTTATCATTCTTCTATCCCAGGGACTTTTTTATTAAAACGAGACGATACACTACCAATTGCTGGAACGATCAAAGCAAGAGGAGCCATTTATGAAGTGTTGAAGCATGCAGAAAATCTAGCATTAGAACATGGTTTGATTACCAGTTACGCAGATGATTATGCCGTATTTGCAAGTGAATCGTTTAAATCATTCTTTTCAAATTATAAAATTGCGGTAGGTACTACCGGAAATCTGGGTATCAGCGTAGGAACTGTCGGTGCTAAGTTAGGCTTTGATGTCACGGTACATATGTCCGTGGAAGCAAAGCAATGGAAAAAAGATTTATTGCGTTTTCGTGGAGTCACGGTTATTGAACATGAGTCTGACTTTACAAATGCCGTAGAAAAAGGACGTCAGCAATCTAATTTAGATCCAATGAGTTATTACGTCGATGATGAACATTCAATTGAATTGTTTTTAGGCTATACGGTTGCTGCCAATCGGTTACAAAAACAATTGACTCAAGAAAATATTATTGTAGACGAAACTCACCCTTTATTCGTTTACTTGCCATGTGGTATTGGTGGTTCACCAGGTGGGATTACTTTCGGTTTAAAACAAATTTACGGGGACAATGTTCATTGTTTTTTCGCAGAACCTACACATGTTCCTTCCATGACAGTAGGATTAATGACTCAAAAATATAATGAAGTATCCGTTAAAGATTTTGGCTTAGATGGTTTAACCGTCGCCGATGGATTAGCCGTACCTCGTACATCAAAACTAGTTGCTAGTATTATGAAACACTTTTTTAGCGGTTCTTATACTATTGATGACTTTGAAACAAACCGTTTATTAAGTGCTCTTATTGATAAAGAAAAAATCTTTTTAGAACCAGCTGCTTTAGCGGGAGTTCCAGGTGCACTCAGACTGTTTCAGACTGAGGAAGGCAAAAGTTATTTA